The genomic DNA AAATTATTTCTCAAATAGAGAATCTCACTACACTTAGACACGGTGGTAATTAAGTTCTCAAACATGAGAAACTTGAACATTCCTAACACGTTTGTTGACAACTCTATTCTTAGGAACATTAATAGTGAGCACATCATTATCCATATAAGCCTTAACATGATCAACCTTAGAGTTTTCAGGCAAAGTAAGACGCTGAACAAAATGACCACTAGCAACCTCAATACGGTGCCATCCACCACTTTGTTCTTCCATTTCGACACTCTTCTCACAAATGATACATAGCATTCTGTCATCATCAACTTCAACTCTCACGTCGCTTCGTTTCATCCCCGGAAGATGTGCTTTGAAAACATGAGCTTCAGGGGTTTCTTTCCACTCTATGTCAATGGTGTCGACAATTGGTGATGGCTCGTGGAAATTTGGTGGTAGTGTTATATGGGGTGTGTGGGTTTGAGAAACTTCATAACCATGGGTTTGGTGTGATGGGTGGTTGTTCCTTgattggtgatgatgatgatgatgatctTGTGGTGATTTTGATCTTCTTCGACCAAAGATACTATTGGAAAAGAGTGACATTTTCTTTACGGTGAATTGGATGTGTTGATAGTTGATAGTGCTTGTGTACAATGTGAAGGAAGAAGCACTTATTTAAAGGGAAAAAAATAGGATTAATGTAATTTTGCTAGCAAATTTTGGATGGTTATTATTTAGAGCATCGTGAGATAGGACAATTCCATAGAGAGAATCCACTTTAATTTCCACTAAGTGGAACAATCACAAATCAATTGATTCTAAATGTCAGTTTTGTACATATCTAATTAAATTGCTTttacttaaaaatgaaaaataattcGTACTAACTTGAACATGATAAAATCATGTTTTAAGTGAATCTAAATATTTACTAAAGTGTGGGTACCGATTAAAGTTGCATGTTTCTTCTTTAAATATCACGGGTTTTAACCATTTAGTAATATTTTCATACGCCACATGAAGATTCTACGTGAAGCTGTGTATGTGCTGGAattgttatcagaatatgatgAAGCTGGTTCGTGTAGGAAACTTGAGACTAATAAAGCATAAATGCCGCTTGCCACTTTGATTATTATATCAATTTGTTAAAAGTGAAAATAATAGGGTTTGCTAGGTTCTCATATTGCGACAATTATTTCATAAATATTTAAATTTCTTGATTTactgttttttaattttttgtatAAACAAATTATTGTATTAATATTGATTACTAAGAGTACTTAATTCAAATACAATAGTagagaaaaaaatcaaaaatcaattATCCTCGAAAAGTTAAATAAGATCGAATGGGATCAAGATGTCAAACTTTCACATCAAAACCTAAAGGTCCAATCGATTTTCTATAATCCAACCCTCCTAAATTCTTGACTAACAATTGGTTACTTCCTTATGGCCCCCCTTAAAGAGAGTCTCGTTCCTAGCTAACCAAATAGCCCAAGCTACTCTCAACCAAGTGGGAGTCTCCTTTTTTTTTATGATCTTCCCGATCAAGCAATTATAAAAAACTAGCAAGTGGGACAACAAATCTACCTAAGAAGGCAATTGGCATCAATCAATCCAATTCAACATAATGACCCAAACACTAACAACTACATGGCAAAACAAGAACAAATGGTCAAGAGATTTCGCTTGGCCGGGGCAAAGGGGTCAAACGAGGTTATGAAAACCAGAAAAGACCCCACTTTTAGCCAATTCATCTCTTTTAGGCAGCGCCCCGaagaaaattttattttgaacgtttgaaccttcccagccgttattaccgtttttcttgaaaaggtatgacttttcgttttcagttttcgttctcctataaaagggggaaatctggcctcggtttagggttacacacaaaaaccattctacgttccagaatctttcttttgccagaaacattctttcttcaagaattatccccacaaagatttcgtgaacccaggcataaatagggtcgaaatactttgttcggaaagtgaacgaacacgattcttcgaagattatccaggattatcaattaattatctAACATTTTTTTTAGTTATTTTGATATAGAAGAAGACAACTTAgtaaatttttatttatatagTTAACCGTGTCTCTTCTAGAATGATACATATCAAGCGTCTAGCTTCAATTTATAAGATAATAGGTGTTAAGATATTTTCTAACTAATGAACACTTTTATAGTTTAAAGAGACATAATCTCTTTAAACAAATTATTTCTCAAATAGAGAATCTCACTACACTTAGACACGGTGGTAATTAAGTTCTCAAACATGAGAAACTTGAACATTCCTAACACGTTTGTTGACAACTCTATTCTTAGGAACATTAATAGTGAGCACATCATTATCCATATAAGCCTTAACATGATCAACCTTAGAGTTTTCAGGCAAAGTAAGACGCTGAACAAAATGACCACTAGCAACCTCAATACGGTGCCATCCACCACTTTGTTCTTCCATTTCGACACTCTTCTCACAAATGATACATAGCATTCTGTCATCATCAACTTCAACTCTCACGTCGCTTCGTTTCATCCCCGGAAGATGTGCTTTGAAAACATGAGCTTCAGGGGTTTCTTTCCACTCTATGTCAATGGTGTCGACAATTGGTGATGGCTCGTGGAAATTTGGTGGTAGTGTTATATGGGGTGTGTGGGTTTGAGAAACTTCATAACCATGGGTTTGGTGTGATGGGTGGTTGTTCCTTgattggtgatgatgatgatgatgatctTGTGGTGATTTTGATCTTCTTCGACCAAAGATACTATTGGAAAAGAGTGACATTTTCTTTACGGTGAATTGGATGTGTTGATAGTTGATAGTGCTTGTGTACAATGTGAAGGAAGAAGCACTTATTTAAAGGGAAAAAAATAGGATTAATGTAATTTTGCTAGCAAATTTTGGATGGTTATTATTTAGAGCATCGTGAGATAGGACAATTCCATAGAGAGAATCCACTTTAATTTCCACTAAGTGGAACAATCACAAATCAATTGATTCTAAATGTCAGTTTTGTACATATCTAATTAAATTGCTTttacttaaaaatgaaaaataattcGTACTAACTTGAACATGATAAAATCATGTTTTAAGTGAATCTAAATATTTACTAAAGTGTGGGTACCGATTAAAGTTGCATGTTTCTTCTTTAAATATCACGGGTTTTAACCATTTAGTAATATTTTCATACGCCACATGAAGATTCTACGTGAAGCTGTGTATGTGCTGGAattgttatcagaatatgatgAAGCTGGTTCGTGTAGGAAACTTGAGACTAATAAAGCATAAATGCCGCTTGCCACTTTGATTATTATATCAATTTGTTAAAAGTGAAAATAATAGGGTTTGCTAGGTTCTCATATTGCGACAATTATTTCATAAATATTTAAATTTCTTGATTTactgttttttaattttttgtatAAACAAATTATTGTATTAATATTGATTACTAAGAGTACTTAATTCAAATACAATAGTagagaaaaaaatcaaaaatcaattATCCTCGAAAAGTTAAATAAGATCGAATGGGAT from Lathyrus oleraceus cultivar Zhongwan6 unplaced genomic scaffold, CAAS_Psat_ZW6_1.0 chrUn0079, whole genome shotgun sequence includes the following:
- the LOC127112336 gene encoding 18.1 kDa class I heat shock protein-like is translated as MSLFSNSIFGRRRSKSPQDHHHHHHQSRNNHPSHQTHGYEVSQTHTPHITLPPNFHEPSPIVDTIDIEWKETPEAHVFKAHLPGMKRSDVRVEVDDDRMLCIICEKSVEMEEQSGGWHRIEVASGHFVQRLTLPENSKVDHVKAYMDNDVLTINVPKNRVVNKRVRNVQVSHV